In Zea mays cultivar B73 chromosome 7, Zm-B73-REFERENCE-NAM-5.0, whole genome shotgun sequence, the following proteins share a genomic window:
- the LOC100857024 gene encoding uncharacterized protein LOC100857024 precursor: MGEAKLNNVTVLLVALLLLSSGVQDAAAMPGTLNYDAIVADEPNGKNKDLYRPVANANKYTRGCEPIERCRGAR, encoded by the coding sequence ATGGGCGAAGCTAAGCTCAACAACGTGACCGTCCTGCTGGTGGCCCTCCTCCTCCTGAGCAGTGGCGTTCAGGACGCTGCCGCCATGCCAGGCACGTTGAACTACGACGCGATTGTCGCCGACGAGCCAAACGGAAAGAACAAGGACCTGTACCGCCCCGTCGCCAACGCCAATAAATACACCCGCGGGTGCGAGCCCATAGAACGCTGCAGGGGCGCGCGCTGA
- the LOC100502497 gene encoding Ras-related protein RABE1c-like, which translates to MAAPPARARADYDFLIKLLLIGDSGVGKSCLLLRFSDGSFTTSFITTIGIDFKIRTVELDGKRIKLQIWDTAGQERFRTITTAYYRGAMGILLVYDVTDESSFNNIRNWIRNIEQHASDNVNKILVGNKADMDESKRAVPTSKGQALADEYGIKFFETSAKTNLNVEQVFFSIARDIKQRLSESDSKPEDRTISINRPDGGEASASQKSACCGS; encoded by the exons ATGGCGGCGCCTCCGGCGAGGGCCCGGGCCGACTACGACTTCCTCATCAAGCTGCTCCTCATCGGAGATAGCG GTGTTGGGAAAAGTTGTCTCCTTTTACGGTTCTCAGATGGCTCCTTCACTACTAGCTTCATCACCACCATTGG GATTGACTTCAAAATAAGAACAGTTGAGCTTGATGGTAAGCGCATAAAGTTACAGATATGGGATACTGCTGGTCAAGAACGTTTTCGAACTATTACAACCG CCTACTACAGGGGTGCAATGGGAATTTTGCTTGTCTATGATGTTACTGATGAGTCATCTTTCAATA ATATAAGAAACTGGATAAGGAACATTGAGCAACATGCTTCCGACAATGTGAATAAAATTTTGGTAGGCAACAAAGCTGACATGGATGAAAGCAAACGC GCTGTACCGACTTCAAAAGGGCAGGCTCTTGCTGACGAGTATGGCATCAAGTTTTTTGAAACG AGTGCGAAGACCAACCTGAATGTGGAGCAGGTTTTTTTCTCCATAGCAAGAGATATCAAGCAAAGGCTTTCTGAATCTGATTCAAAGCCAGAG GATCGCACGATCAGTATTAACAGACCTGATGGCGGTGAGGCTTCGGCTTCACAAAAATCAGCTTGCTGCGGATCGTGA